The following coding sequences lie in one Nocardioides sambongensis genomic window:
- a CDS encoding PspC domain-containing protein codes for MNAAPPPPDAPGRPDDPGSGPADAGPRVSHDEMRDLGRMRRSTREKKIAGIAAGVARHFDVDPLVVRVVLVVLAFFGAGASSSTPPAGCCCPATTAPSPRSGSTTAAARWRWPSPADSPRWRSPATPSAVGTSRGRWPSSA; via the coding sequence ATGAACGCAGCACCACCGCCCCCGGACGCCCCGGGCCGTCCCGACGACCCGGGCAGCGGACCCGCCGACGCCGGTCCCCGCGTCAGCCACGACGAGATGCGCGACCTCGGCCGGATGCGTCGCAGCACCCGGGAGAAGAAGATCGCCGGCATCGCGGCCGGCGTCGCCCGGCACTTCGACGTGGACCCGCTGGTGGTGCGCGTGGTGCTGGTCGTGCTGGCGTTCTTCGGGGCGGGGGCATCCTCCTCTACGCCGCCGGCTGGCTGCTGCTGCCCGGCGACGACGGCTCCGAGCCCACGATCCGGCTCGACGACCGCAGCCGCACGGTGGCGCTGGCCATCGCCGGCGGACTCGCCGCGCTGGCGATCGCCGGCGACGCCTTCGGCGGTTGGGACTTCCCGTGGCCGCTGGCCATCGTCGGCGTGA